DNA sequence from the Pedobacter sp. W3I1 genome:
CCAACACTGTTTTTTTGTTATTTATATAGGAAGACGAAGCAACTTTATTTTTACTTTAAATTATTTTGATTTTTTTATTTACTAAGGAATTTCCCCCTAGTGATGTCATCCTGAGCGCAGTCGAAGGATCTCTTTAAAAAGTTTTGAAGATCCGTCATTTCGAGCGGAGTAAAACATAGTCGAGAAATCTATAAAGAGATCTCCCCACTCCGGTCGAGATGATGATGCCTCATTACCATTGACGTATCATTTAAACAGCTAAGAATCAATTTTTCGCGCAAAAAATTTAACACTATCGATAGCTTGGGAAATATATTCCTTGCACAAACCTTTCATTATAAACCCGATAGCAGTGGATGCCGATTCTTTACCGAAAAATCGGCACTGAATCAGCATCGGCTGGAATGAATAGCGGGACTGCTAAACCCTATGGAATACTGACATTCGTTTCCAAAACCTAAAAGCTAAAAACGTCATTTATATTGATTTTATACAATAAATTAACCCTCAGAATGGCAGTAAAAAACAAAAAGCCCCGAATTTCTTCGAGGCCTCTAAATTATTCCTTATTGCGGTGGTGGCCCCATCCGCCACACCTCCGTTTATATTCTTCTTTAAATTTAATTCTTTCTTCTTCGTTCATGGTCTCCCATTTTGCCCGCATGCTCCTTGCCCGCTCACGAAAACCATTATGTCCGCCATGCCCACCTTTATTAAAGTTTCCAAAAAGTAATCTGCACAGCACCAGTAAACCGACTGCCTGCCAGTAATTTAGTTTGCCAGCATGTGCCACCTCAGGTAAAATCCAGTTCCATAAAAACATAACCACATAACCCAATACCGCTGCAATAAGCACCGCTACAGGTAAAAAGAAAATAAATTTCTTGCGCCGATTAAAATTTCTATTCATCATGTCTGCAAATTTAATAGTTAATAAATTCCTGATATAAATTTTGTAAGCGGTTACGCAGGTGTTTTACTGCATAACCCTTTCTTGATATTAATGTTTTGATATTCTCTCCGCTTTCATCTGCCAGTTCCTGAAAAGTGCGTTCTTCCAACTCATTTTGAACAAATACATAGCGTTGATTTTCGGGTAGCTCTTCCAAAGCTAAAAATAGCTGATCCCAGAATAGTTTCTTTAAACTTTCTTCTTCTGGCGAGAAAGATTCGGCAAGCAAAATTTCTTTAAAATTGATTTCCCCATCCTCACCTTCGAAAGTAAAATCTTCTAACGATTCTTCCTTTTGTTTACGGTATTTATCGGTAATCTTATTTCTTGCCACCCGATATAGCCAGCCACTAATTTGCTCAATGGCGCCAGCCTCGGGCTGATTGCTGAGCTGAAACCAAACGTCCTGTAAAATATCTTCC
Encoded proteins:
- a CDS encoding RNA polymerase sigma factor, translating into MPTNEPQNIISTVANYGKRLFSFIRGRVNTDEDAEDILQDVWFQLSNQPEAGAIEQISGWLYRVARNKITDKYRKQKEESLEDFTFEGEDGEINFKEILLAESFSPEEESLKKLFWDQLFLALEELPENQRYVFVQNELEERTFQELADESGENIKTLISRKGYAVKHLRNRLQNLYQEFINY